AAGGCTGCGCTTGTACTGCCGGATCAATCATTGGAACAACAACAAAATAATAGATGGAGGCTTTGCACCGTCACAGAAGTCGAAGCTACCAAACTCATAATAGACTTGATTCCGATGGCaatatcttttatttttctgggtttgctGTCTTCACTAGGGTATACCTACTTTATTGAGCAAGCAAAAAATATGAACCACAAGGTTGGAAGCCTTGCAATACCATTAACAATCTTTTTTTGGTTCTATATTCAAGCAAAAATGTATTTTCCAGCATTGTACTTCAGTGTTTCCGGGTTGTTTTGTGGATTTAATACTCGAACTGTGGCTCCCGTAATTGGAATTATGGTATCAATGGTACTAGGTGCACTATGCTGTGTTACTGCTGCAAAGGTCGAATCCCATAGGCTTCATGTGGTTAAAAGCCATGGTTTACCGGATAAGCCCGATGAGAGAATTCCTTTGTCCGTCTTCTGGTTACTTCCTCAATTTATCCTCCTTGGCGCTGTAGAGGGCATGTTTGAAATCAGTGCAGCTGCTTTCTTCGATCTTTATTTCACTCCCGCCTTGAACAGGTACATGCTCCTTTTTGGCTGTGTTGTGCATGGGCTTGGATGCATAGGCAGTATACTTTCGGTCTCCGCAGTGGGTAAGGTGAGTGAAAGGGGAGGAATGCCGAGTTGGTTCCAGGATACCCTCAATAAGAGTAGGCTCGATAATTACTACTGGTTTCTGTGCTGCCTCTGCGCCATAAACCTCGTCTTGTATGTGGTAATTAGGTTTTGGTATGCCTGTAGGAGTACAGATGCACAAGACCAAGATGATTCCGAGGATTCTAgttgttgctgctgctgttgtTAGATGATTGATTGTATGTACTGTACTATATTCGCTTGAAGACTTTTTTCGTTCTTGCTCTCTGTTCTCTCTGTTCTTGCTTCGTgcgtacaaaaaaaaaaaaaagagtaaatcttatatacactgataatatatacataatCATCGTTTGATTTATTAGATacgtgcaaaagttgaattttcaaattcaaattttacataattatcattcattTAACGctgataatgtatatattattgtCAGCgtagaaaaaattaattcaaaaaaaaagttaaatggAATaggacttttcttttcttttttttccaatttctttgctTCCAGGCTCCAGCTCCTgagcaggttttttttttttaaaataaggtAAATGGAATAGGCGGCCCATTGGGTAATGAACTGGAGGCCAACAACAATTAAAAACGGGCCATTCAAATTACAATTctgacgtttttttttttttttttgaaagaattaCAATTCTGACGTTGTGCGGGTTAATTAGTGTGGATTGGTTTGAAATTTATGTATGCATGGAAATTATAACCAAGACCTcaaaaaggaatttttttttatataatattaattggGAAAAAGCCCAATTAGAGGCAAGTCTGGTCCTCGCAGTCGCATCTGTACCGCCAACCAAAATCTCCTTAGGACGCCGGCCTCTGGGTCTCCCTAACCGCCGTTGTTTCGCCCCTCTCTGGCGTCCCCAACCAACCCCCTAGTCTGTCTTTTTCAGCCGAGGGAATCCACCTATCTACCAGTTTATTTCCACCGAACAAGCAGgagttttccctttttctttccttttttctgaGAAATGGGAAAGGCTTCAAGAGATAAACGGGTTTTGATCTCCTGACTTGCTAGATtttgcttctctttttttttttttttttggttggctaCATTGAGCATGTAGCAGGATCGTCCCTTTCCCTATTTGATCTCTCACTCACTCACTGACAGGATATCTACTATCGGAAAGCGAAGGAGGAAGGATGGCGTGCTCGAAGTGCCTTCAAGCTCCTCCAGATTGATGAAGAATTCAACATTTTTGAAGGTTCTGCTGTTGCTGCTGCATCTTCAAGTTTAATGTCAGAGCAAGACTGCCTTTCTCATAATCATCAATTgctgataatttttttttttaattccttgtAGGAGTGAGGCGTGTGGTTGATTTATGTGCAGCTCCTGGTAGCTGGAGTCAGGTATTGGTTGCTTATTCATTGTTTCTAGAAAAGTAGATGATTAGGTCAGTTCCTGcatataaatacacataacaccaCACTGTGGTTTTATCTATCTTCCGTTAAGTTAGAT
The Coffea arabica cultivar ET-39 chromosome 6c, Coffea Arabica ET-39 HiFi, whole genome shotgun sequence genome window above contains:
- the LOC113692220 gene encoding protein NRT1/ PTR FAMILY 5.5-like isoform X1; amino-acid sequence: MMVLNPLIRSVFNLVALAWADILIAYAMWMLMIYLTDVWKLAFTHSAGIINVYMGLTGIMPLFMQFIADTVMGNYWMLLFSSLAYCTGMGFLTMSTPPVLSKLTGTCGSYEPECIGDTQHILFYAALALIAVGTAGHVTSLASFLGEQLMDAIENISTRSIISAYIGNIVTFFVSVVAVLGLPYIKPWSLHFGIPTICILVATIIFLSGSRTYTYVGPQGSHLTMVLRVLVAAASKLFRRHPADRYELHGMSDCPLPRTRFLRCLDKAALVLPDQSLEQQQNNRWRLCTVTEVEATKLIIDLIPMAISFIFLGLLSSLGYTYFIEQAKNMNHKVGSLAIPLTIFFWFYIQAKMYFPALYFSVSGLFCGFNTRTVAPVIGIMVSMVLGALCCVTAAKVESHRLHVVKSHGLPDKPDERIPLSVFWLLPQFILLGAVEGMFEISAAAFFDLYFTPALNRYMLLFGCVVHGLGCIGSILSVSAVGKVSERGGMPSWFQDTLNKSRLDNYYWFLCCLCAINLVLYVVIRFWYACRSTDAQDQDDSEDSSCCCCCC
- the LOC113692220 gene encoding protein NRT1/ PTR FAMILY 5.5-like isoform X2 yields the protein MFTRIQTLAWADILIAYAMWMLMIYLTDVWKLAFTHSAGIINVYMGLTGIMPLFMQFIADTVMGNYWMLLFSSLAYCTGMGFLTMSTPPVLSKLTGTCGSYEPECIGDTQHILFYAALALIAVGTAGHVTSLASFLGEQLMDAIENISTRSIISAYIGNIVTFFVSVVAVLGLPYIKPWSLHFGIPTICILVATIIFLSGSRTYTYVGPQGSHLTMVLRVLVAAASKLFRRHPADRYELHGMSDCPLPRTRFLRCLDKAALVLPDQSLEQQQNNRWRLCTVTEVEATKLIIDLIPMAISFIFLGLLSSLGYTYFIEQAKNMNHKVGSLAIPLTIFFWFYIQAKMYFPALYFSVSGLFCGFNTRTVAPVIGIMVSMVLGALCCVTAAKVESHRLHVVKSHGLPDKPDERIPLSVFWLLPQFILLGAVEGMFEISAAAFFDLYFTPALNRYMLLFGCVVHGLGCIGSILSVSAVGKVSERGGMPSWFQDTLNKSRLDNYYWFLCCLCAINLVLYVVIRFWYACRSTDAQDQDDSEDSSCCCCCC